One region of Macadamia integrifolia cultivar HAES 741 chromosome 11, SCU_Mint_v3, whole genome shotgun sequence genomic DNA includes:
- the LOC122092813 gene encoding uncharacterized protein LOC122092813, with product MDFGFISNLPQFGLRSRVDLGSKSKPIDYTVERQTKRQFAFDLKSWACSILSIVPWGINGRDKMQMPPTINWELRKQTRASGVVESSANSRLFFRPYVSKVPWHKGPRAFLSQLFPRYGHYCGPNWSSGKDNGSPLWDKRPIDWLDFCCYCHDIGYDTHDQSELLKADLAFLECLERPHMSMKGDAHVAHIYKTMSIAGLKNILIPYRKHLVGLQSQQPLIAFGWLCNLIGKK from the exons ATGGACTTTGGGTTCATTAGTAATCTGCCTCAGTTTGGACTTCGATCAAGGGTAGACTTGGGATCCAAATCCAAGCCCATAGATTATACAGTGGAACGGCAAACTAAACGGCAGTTTGCTTTTGATCTCAAGTCATGGGCATGTTCCATCCTGTCCATAGTTCCTTGGGGCATCAATGGGAGGGATAAGATGCAAATGCCACCTACAATAAACTGGGAATTGCGGAAACAGACGCGGGCCAGTGGAGTTGTAGAGTCTAGTGCTAATTCCCGCCTTTTCTTCAGACCTTATGTTTCCAAGGTTCCCTGGCATAAAGGGCCAAGAGCTTTCCTTTCTCAGCTGTTCCCACGATATGGTCATTACTGTGGTCCCAATTGGTCAAGTGGGAAGGATAATGGATCTCCTCTCTGGGACAAACGCCCCATTGACTGGTTGGATTTTTGTTGCTATTGCCATGACATCGGTTATGACACACATGATCAGTCTGAACTTCTGAAGGCAGACTTGGCATTTCTTGAGTGCTTGGAAAGACCCCATATGAGTATGAAAGGAGACGCTCATGTTGCTCATATTTATAAGACAATGTCCATTGCAG GTCTCAAGAATATATTAATACCCTACAGAAAACACCTTGTGGGGCTACAGTCACAGCAACCATTGATTGCATTTGGATGGCTGTGCAATTTGATTGGGAAAAAGTAG
- the LOC122093029 gene encoding probable leucine-rich repeat receptor-like protein kinase At1g35710 translates to MASSIVLARLVLWFILVSFTANTSSPSIVVASESSSPEAKALLYWKAISINGGAHFPESWNATDASPCIWDGIVCNSARRVIGINLSNYALHADLNTLNFSSLSCLVHINLSHSGLFGTIPGQIGMLSKLTYLDLSYNSLYGELPSSLAILTRLAELDISSNNISGQLHESLFTNWTKLSSLNLDYNQIKGQIPPAIGKLNNLIILSLYDNSFNGSIPQEIGNLKSLNRLCVGLNRLSGSIPAAIGNMKNLILLDLAYNMLSGSIPEVMGNMKSLITLDLSYNMLTGSILEGVGNMKNLNELDLSDNMLTGPIPAGIENMKNLKQMDLSTNKLTGSIPAGVVNLRNLEELDLSNNMLTGPIPVGMGNLKNLQQLKLSNNMLTGSIPMGIGDMKQLTLLNLSHNKLNGSIPAHIGGFNFHYMDMDLSYNDLEGPVPNKMASEAPIGALSNNKGLCSTYSNYQGLRHLPLCIITKSGEKRHKIKISTIISLSSIILVASAVTIVICFRLRLQKSRSFQTETREEKTGDLFSIWNYDGVIAYNDIIEATEDFDIKYCIGTGGSGSVYVAKLPAGQLVAVKKLHRLEAEERATEKSFTNEINVLTRIRHRNIVKLYGFCCHPRCKFLVYEYIERGSLAYVLGNEVEAVELDWSRRLNVIKGVAQALSYLHHGCSPPLIHRDISSNNVLLDSELEPHVSDFGTARLLNPDSSNRTVIVGTYGYIAPELAYTMVVTEKCDVYSFGVLALETIMGKHPGELISSLSYAIAQDTPLEDVLDPRLLPPADQIAQDLAYLMMLALSCLHPNPQSRPTMQCVSQELLRKQLSEPFHKISVWQSRSLKIQIHEI, encoded by the exons ATGGCATCCTCCATTGTATTGGCGAGACTTGTCCTATGGTTTATCTTGGTATCTTTCACAGCTAATACTAGCTCTCCATCGATAGTGGTAGCATCTGaatcatcatcaccagaagCTAAGGCTCTACTCTACTGGAAAGCTATCAGCATAAATGGTGGAGCTCACTTTCCTGAATCTTGGAATGCAACTGATGCAAGTCCATGTATATGGGATGGGATAGTGTGCAACTCAGCTAGAAGAGTAATTGGGATAAACTTATCCAATTACGCCTTACATGCAGACCTCAACACTTTGAATTTCTCGTCTCTTTCGTGCTTAGTTCATATCAATCTTAGTCACAGTGGGTTATTCGGAACCATTCCAGGCCAAATTGGTATGCTCTCCAAACTCACCTATCTGGACCTGTCTTATAATTCTCTGTATGGTGAACTGCCTTCTTCACTAGCTATTCTTACTAGATTAGCTGAGCTTGACATTTCGAGTAATAACATAAGTGGTCAACTTCATGAGTCTTTATTCACCAACTGGACCAAACTATCTTCCCTAAATCTTGATTACAATCAGATCAAAGGGCAGATCCCTCCTGCTATAGGTAAGTTGAACAACCTCATCATTCTCTCCCTCTATGACAATAGTTTCAACGGCTCAATACCTCAAGAAATAGGAAACTTGAAGAGTCTCAATCGGCTGTGTGTAGGCCTAAACAGGCTGTCTGGTTCAATACCTGCAGCAATAGGGAATATGAAAAATCTGATTCTGTTGGACCTAGCCTACAACATGCTCTCCGGTTCAATACCTGAAGTAATGGGGAATATGAAAAGTCTGATTACATTGGATCTGAGTTACAACATGCTCACGGGTTCAATACTTGAAGGAGTGGGGAACATGAAAAACCTGAACGAGCTGGATCTAAGTGACAATATGCTTACTGGTCCAATACCTGCAGGAATAGAGAATATGAAAAATCTGAAACAGATGGACCTAAGCACCAACAAGCTAACTGGTTCAATACCTGCAGGAGTGGTGAATCTTAGAAATCTTGAAGAATTGGATCTAAGTAATAACATGCTTACTGGTCCAATACCTGTAGGAATGGGAAATCTTAAAAATCTGCAACAGTTGAAACTAAGCAATAATATGCTTACTGGTTCAATCCCTATGGGAATTGGAGACATGAAACAATTGACACTACTTAATCTCAGCCACAACAAGCTAAATGGCTCAATACCTGCACATATAGGGGGATTCAACTTCCATTACATGGATATGGATTTGTCCTACAATGATTTGGAGGGTCCTGTTCCGAATAAGATGGCCTCAGAAGCTCCAATAGGGGCACTCAGTAATAACAAGGGTTTATGTAGTACCTATAGTAATTATCAAGGTCTCCGCCATCTCCCACTATGTATTATTACTAAAAGCGGAGAGAAAAGGCATAAAATCAAGATCTCCACCATTATATCTCTTTCTAGCATCATACTTGTTGCGAGTGCTGTAACTATCGTTATCTGTTTCCGATTGAGGCTCCAAAAGTCGAGAAGTTTCCAAACtgaaacaagagaagaaaaaactgGAGATCTATTTTCGATATGGAATTATGATGGAGTGATTGCGTACAATGACATCATTGAAGCAACAGAAGATTTTGATATCAAATATTGTATTGGGACTGGAGGTTCTGGGAGTGTTTATGTAGCAAAACTGCCTGCTGGGCAACTTGTAGCAGTAAAGAAACTACACCGCCTAGAAGCTGAAGAGAGAGCAACTGAGAAGAGCTTCACCAATGAGATAAACGTATTAACAAGAATAAGGCATCGGAACATTGTGAAACTTTATGGGTTTTGCTGCCATCCAAGGTGTAAATTTTTAGTTTACGAATACATTGAGAGGGGAAGCTTAGCTTATGTACTTGGAAATGAAGTAGAAGCTGTGGAATTGGATTGGAGTAGACGTTTAAATGTCATCAAAGGGGTCGCTCAAGCTTTGTCCTACTTGCATCATGGCTGCTCACCACCACTAATTCATCGGGACATATCAAGCAATAATGTCTTGTTGGATTCAGAACTTGAGCCTCATGTCTCCGACTTTGGAACAGCTAGATTGCTAAATCCGGATTCATCCAATCGAACTGTAATTGTAGGCACATATGGGTATATTGCACCAG AGCTTGCTTATACTATGGTTGTGACAGAAAAATGTGATGTTTATAGTTTCGGTGTGTTGGCATTGGAGACAATTATGGGAAAGCATCCGGGTGAACTCATCTCTTCATTATCATATGCAATTGCACAAGATACACCACTAGAGGATGTATTAGACCCACGTCTGTTGCCTCCTGCTGACCAGATTGCACAGGATTTGGCTTACTTGATGATGCTTGCACTTTCATGCTTACATCCCAATCCACAATCTCGTCCAACTATGCAGTGTGTGTCACAGGAACTACTTAGGAAACAATTGTCAGAACCTTTTCACAAGATTTCAGTGTGGCAATCAAGAAGCCTCAAAATACAGATCCATGAAATATGA